In Gossypium arboreum isolate Shixiya-1 chromosome 5, ASM2569848v2, whole genome shotgun sequence, a single genomic region encodes these proteins:
- the LOC108473682 gene encoding uncharacterized protein LOC108473682, with product MVGANLKSETMKLMDKRSAMEAEMNAIIEQLCQPGGPGLSGNLVDSKGFPRADIDIPVVRAQRHRLAELKNDHQEITEKIDVNIQVLHSAKLTSTPKDSGVETNQNASVAGASASLQNLVLRDSSSANDVDMISSMPFAMVDEIADASPAAEDGLQLGDQIVKFGNVKAGDSLLQRLASEAQANQGHPVPVIIMRQGALLNLSLTPRTWQGRGLLGCHFRIM from the exons ATGGTAGGGGCAAATCTGAAATCGGAGACGATGAAGCTGATGGACAAGAGAAGTGCAATGGAGGCTGAGATGAACGCCATAATTGAACAGCTTTGTCAACCTGGGGGTCCTGGTCTCTCTGGCAACCTCGTCGATTCCAAA GGTTTTCCTCGTGCTGATATTGACATCCCTGTTGTTCGAGCACAACGGCATCGTCTTGCTG AACTGAAAAATGATCACCAGGAAATTACAGAAAAAATTGATGTTAATATTCAAGTTTTGCATTCAGCAAAACTCACGTCAACTCCTAAAGATTCAG GTGTTGAAACGAATCAAAATGCATCAGTTGCTGGTGCATCAGCGTCCTTGCAAAACCTTGTTTTGAGGGATTCTTCGAGTGCGAATGATGTGGATATGATTTCTAGTATGCCCTTTGCAATGGTTGATGAAATAGCTGATGCATCTCCGGCAGCTGAGGATGGTTTACAACTTGGAGACCAGATTGTGAAATTTGGTAATGTGAAAGCTGGAGATAGTTTGCTACAACGACTTGCTTCTGAAGCTCAGGCTAATCAGGGTCATCCCGTACCTGTCATAATCATGAGACAAGGAGCATTGCTTAATCTATCATTGACTCCTAGAACATGGCAAGGCAGGGGCTTGCTAGG ATGTCATTTTCGTATCATGTGA
- the LOC108473681 gene encoding uncharacterized protein LOC108473681 — MSGAPRLRSMNVTDSEARPVLGPAGNKAGSLSARKPASKSSKKVEKSSVEVTVVGEKKALPSSTVNSLSPKTHSLSVPSVLRRHERLLHSSLSLNASCSSDASTDSFQSRASTGRLNRCDSLGSRRKPYASKPKSVVSDDSLDLSSNSSHPKKRCAWVTPSTDPSYAAFHDEEWGVPVHDDRKLFELLVLSGSLSELTWSAILSKRHIFREVFIDFDPVAVSKLNEKKLIAHGSVASSLLSELKLRVIVENARQISKVIDEFGSFDQYIWSFVNHKPIVSRFRYPRQVPVKTPKADVISKDLVRRGFRSVGPTVIYSFMQVAGITNDHLTSCFRFQECITAAEAKEENVTKDPTEKKETVNVINTELSVAIDELSFSSE; from the exons ATGTCTGGTGCTCCAAGATTGAGGTCGATGAATGTGACCGATTCTGAGGCAAGGCCTGTACTAGGACCTGCCGGAAACAAAGCTGGTTCGTTGAGTGCTAGAAAACCAGCTTCAAAGTCTTCGAAGAAGGTTGAAAAGTCTTCCGTTGAGGTGACTGTAGTAGGGGAGAAAAAAGCACTTCCATCATCAACTGTTAATTCTCTTTCTCCAAAAACTCATTCTCTGAGTGTTCCTTCAGTGCTACGCCGCCATGAGCGCCTATTACATTCTAGTTTATCGCTAAATGCCTCATGTTCATCGGATGCTTCCACAGATTCATTTCAAAGTCGAGCATCAACTGGTAGGTTAAATCGTTGCGATAGTTTAGGAAGTAGGAGGAAGCCATATGCATCAAAGCCGAAAAGTGTTGTTTCTGATGACAGTTTGGATTTGTCATCTAATAGTTCACATCCTAAGAAGAGATGCGCATGGGTGACACCAAGTACAG ATCCAAGTTATGCTGCTTTCCATGATGAAGAGTGGGGAGTTCCTGTACATGATGACAG GAAACTGTTTGAGCTGCTTGTACTATCGGGTTCGTTATCTGAACTTACATGGTCTGCTATCCTAAGCAAAAGGCACATATTTAG AGaagtttttatagattttgatccTGTTGCTGTATCAAAATTGAATGAGAAGAAGTTAATAGCACATGGTAGCGTGGCAAGTTCTTTGTTATCAGAACTAAAGCTGCGAGTTATTGTCGAGAATGCACGCCAAATATCTAAG GTTATAGATGAGTTTGGGTCGTTCGACCAGTATATTTGGAGTTTTGTGAACCACAAGCCTATAGTTAGCAGATTCAGATACCCTCGTCAGGTTCCAGTTAAGACCCCAAAAGCAGATGTCATAAGCAAAGATCTCGTAAGAAGAGGTTTCCGAAGCGTGGGGCCGACAGTCATCTACTCTTTCATGCAAGTGGCGGGAATAACAAACGACCATCTCACAAGTTGTTTCAGATTCCAGGAGTGTATAACTGCAGcagaagcaaaagaagaaaatgtAACCAAAGATCCGACTGAAAAGAAAGAAACTGTTAATGTGATCAACACAGAATTGTCCGTAGCTATCGATGAATTGAGTTTCTCCTCCGAATGA
- the LOC108473107 gene encoding shikimate O-hydroxycinnamoyltransferase-like, producing MEITIKESSMVYPAEETPKHRLWSSNLELLMTLHHVPTVYFFRPNGSSNFFDTGVLKEALSKVLVPFYPMAGRLGRDENGRIEIVCNGKGALFLEAETDYVIDDLIGDTMINSSELWRLVPKVDYFADISSYPLILVQVTRFKCGGVGFGIGIQHTLADGPASVHFINSLAEMARGLPLSTRPCIDRSLLRARVPPTPTFHHVEYDPPLSMAATKGPRSDPETTVSVFKLTRDQLNTLKAKANKNSDGGVYSTYNSLAAHIWRCVNKARCLLDDQGTKLYIPIDGRSRLRPPLPPGYLGNVIFMSAAIASHGDIQSESFSDTAKRIQNILRRTDDEYLRSAIDYMEKEHNIKAPVRGARGFQCPNLSINSWMWLPLYDADFGWGRPIWLGPATVSQDGKTYILPSPANDGSLSVMSCLDTSHMKIFGQLFNEF from the exons ATGGAGATTACTATAAAAGAGTCAAGCATGGTGTATCCAGCTGAGGAGACACCAAAGCATCGGCTATGGAGCTCAAACTTAGAACTATTGATGACACTGCATCATGTCCCTACTGTTTACTTCTTCAGACCAAACGGTTCTTCCAATTTCTTCGACACTGGTGTGCTTAAGGAAGCTTTGAGCAAGGTTCTTGTTCCATTCTACCCCATGGCTGGGAGATTGGGAAGGGACGAAAATGGAAGGATCGAGATAGTCTGCAATGGAAAAGGAGCTTTATTCTTAGAAGCTGAAACTGATTATGTAATCGATGACTTGATTGGCGATACCATGATAAATAGCTCAGAGCTTTGGCGATTAGTTCCAAAAGTTGATTATTTTGCTGATATTTCGTCATATCCTCTCATTCTAGTACAG GTGACAAGGTTCAAGTGTGGAGGAGTTGGCTTTGGGATTGGAATACAACATACTTTAGCAGATGGTCCAGCTTCGGTTCATTTCATCAACAGTTTGGCTGAAATGGCTCGAGGGCTGCCACTTAGCACTCGGCCTTGCATAGATAGGTCACTGCTTCGAGCTCGAGTTCCACCAACTCCAACTTTTCACCATGTTGAGTATGACCCACCTCTTTCCATGGCCGCTACTAAAGGACCCCGATCGGATCCTGAAACCACTGTCTCCGTTTTCAAACTCACTCGTGATCAACTCAACACTTTGAAAGCCAAGGCAAACAAAAACAGCGATGGTGGTGTTTACAGTACCTACAACAGCCTCGCAGCACACATATGGCGTTGTGTGAATAAGGCCCGATGCCTCCTTGATGATCAAGGAACAAAGTTGTACATTCCGATTGATGGACGATCTCGATTGCGACCTCCTCTCCCACCTGGTTATCTTGGCAATGTAATTTTTATGTCTGCCGCAATAGCTTCACATGGTGATATACAATCTGAGTCGTTTTCGGATACAGCAAAGAGAATCCAGAACATATTGAGGCGAACAGACGATGAATATTTAAGGTCAGCTATTGATTACATGGAAAAAGAACATAATATAAAGGCTCCAGTCCGAGGAGCAAGGGGGTTTCAGTGCCCCAATCTGAGTATCAACAGTTGGATGTGGTTGCCTCTCTATGATGCAGATTTCGGATGGGGTCGTCCCATATGGTTAGGACCAGCCACAGTGTCCCAAGATGGGAAGACATACATACTACCAAGTCCGGCTAACGATGGGAGCTTGTCTGTTATGTCATGCTTGGATACTTCTCATATGAAAATTTTTGGGCAGCTTTTTAACGAGTTCTAG